In Nocardia sputorum, a single genomic region encodes these proteins:
- a CDS encoding acyl-CoA dehydrogenase family protein translates to MDFTRDEGQDAVAEVVVSLLEREPARDMRLWPKLADSGLLVVALPERYGGDGMGLLEVSALLTELATDAVAVPALPTLGFGVLPVVACAPERVQELVLPGVAEGAVLTAALSEPAAPFTVKPETTAIVDGDTVRVTGHKVAVPYAEEASWLLVPTNAGIAVVDAQADGLTRTPTPVSGGIPECTVRLDQVEIPADQLWPVGLADLHRLALASIGSVADGLLKGAITLTAEHLRTRHQFGRPLAEFQAVAQQIADLYVVSRTLHVAAVSANWALAQDDASQEHRERTDDDLEILAYTVAGELPAAMQKCHHLHGGLGVDMTHPMHRYYSQAKDIARWLGGASFRLDRLGARCSST, encoded by the coding sequence GTGGACTTCACCAGGGACGAGGGCCAGGACGCCGTGGCCGAGGTCGTCGTGAGCTTGCTGGAACGTGAACCGGCGCGCGACATGCGGTTGTGGCCGAAGCTGGCCGACTCCGGCTTGCTCGTCGTCGCGCTGCCGGAGCGGTACGGCGGGGACGGCATGGGGCTGCTGGAGGTGTCGGCGCTGCTCACCGAGCTGGCTACCGATGCCGTGGCGGTTCCGGCGCTGCCGACGCTGGGCTTCGGCGTGCTGCCGGTGGTTGCCTGCGCGCCGGAGCGCGTGCAGGAGCTCGTGTTGCCCGGGGTCGCCGAAGGCGCCGTGCTCACCGCGGCGCTGAGCGAACCGGCGGCACCGTTCACCGTCAAGCCGGAGACGACCGCGATCGTCGACGGCGACACGGTGCGCGTCACCGGCCACAAGGTCGCCGTGCCGTACGCCGAGGAGGCGAGCTGGCTGCTCGTGCCGACCAACGCGGGCATCGCCGTGGTGGACGCCCAGGCCGACGGACTCACCCGCACGCCGACGCCGGTCTCCGGCGGCATCCCCGAGTGCACGGTGCGGCTGGACCAGGTGGAGATCCCCGCCGACCAGCTGTGGCCGGTCGGGCTCGCCGACCTGCACCGGCTGGCGCTCGCCTCGATCGGATCGGTAGCCGATGGATTGCTCAAAGGGGCGATCACGCTCACCGCCGAGCATCTGCGCACCCGTCACCAGTTCGGCAGGCCGCTGGCGGAGTTCCAGGCGGTGGCCCAGCAGATCGCGGATCTGTACGTCGTCTCGCGCACTCTGCACGTCGCCGCGGTTTCCGCGAACTGGGCTCTGGCGCAGGACGATGCGAGCCAGGAGCATCGCGAGCGCACCGACGACGATCTGGAGATCCTGGCCTACACGGTCGCCGGGGAATTGCCCGCGGCCATGCAGAAGTGTCATCACCTGCACGGCGGCCTCGGCGTCGACATGACCCACCCGATGCACCGCTACTACTCACAAGCCAAGGACATCGCTCGCTGGCTCGGCGGCGCGTCGTTCCGGCTCGACCGATTGGGGGCCAGATGTTCATCGACCTGA
- a CDS encoding MaoC family dehydratase: MTAAVEPDAVRVGTVLPELVIHADPTFVISTALATRDFQDVHHDRDKAVARGSKDIFVNILTDTGLVQRFVTDWAGPRAVVKSIALRLGVPLYAGDTLTLTGTVTALEGDDIHIAVVGTDSLGDHITATAVIALRRADV; the protein is encoded by the coding sequence ATGACCGCGGCCGTCGAACCGGACGCCGTGCGCGTCGGCACGGTGCTGCCCGAGCTGGTGATCCACGCCGATCCGACATTCGTGATCAGCACCGCACTGGCCACCAGGGACTTCCAGGACGTGCACCACGACCGGGACAAGGCCGTCGCCCGCGGTTCGAAGGACATCTTCGTCAACATCCTCACCGACACCGGCTTGGTGCAGCGGTTCGTCACCGATTGGGCGGGTCCGCGCGCCGTCGTCAAGTCGATCGCGCTGCGCTTGGGCGTGCCGCTGTACGCCGGGGACACGCTGACGCTGACCGGCACGGTGACCGCGCTGGAGGGCGACGACATCCACATCGCCGTGGTCGGCACGGACAGCCTCGGCGATCACATCACGGCCACGGCCGTCATCGCGTTGCGGAGGGCCGATGTCTGA
- a CDS encoding bifunctional MaoC family dehydratase N-terminal/OB-fold nucleic acid binding domain-containing protein codes for MPETTTPEAILAAAETIKAAGACAPRSGRDPVNQPMINNWVEALGDANPIYVDEQAARAAGHPGIVAPPAMAQVWTMFGLNGSRPADDPMGAATELLDAAGYTSVVATDCQQTYHRYLNVGEQVSVTSTLSDIRGPKRTALGEGWFVTFQTSWRVGDEVVAEMLFRLLKFAPGTAAPKPAAGERVKPLVSWDTEFFWDGTKAGELRIQRLPDGSLRHPPIPAIWQDKSKPTDYVVASGRGTVFSYVVHHAPKVPGRQLPFVVALVELEEGVRMLGELRGIDPTEVRVGLPVEVGFEKLDDETVLPVWQVVA; via the coding sequence GTGCCGGAAACCACTACTCCGGAAGCCATTCTCGCCGCAGCCGAAACGATCAAGGCGGCGGGTGCGTGCGCGCCCCGTTCCGGGCGCGATCCGGTGAACCAGCCGATGATCAACAACTGGGTCGAGGCGCTGGGCGACGCCAACCCGATCTACGTCGACGAACAGGCGGCGCGTGCGGCGGGACATCCCGGCATCGTCGCGCCGCCCGCCATGGCCCAGGTGTGGACCATGTTCGGGCTCAACGGCTCCAGGCCCGCCGACGACCCGATGGGGGCGGCCACGGAGCTGCTCGATGCCGCGGGTTACACCTCCGTGGTCGCCACGGACTGTCAGCAGACCTACCACCGCTATCTCAATGTCGGCGAGCAGGTCTCGGTCACCAGCACGCTGTCGGATATCCGTGGCCCGAAGCGCACCGCGCTGGGCGAGGGATGGTTCGTCACCTTCCAGACCAGCTGGCGGGTCGGCGACGAGGTGGTCGCCGAGATGCTGTTCCGGCTGCTGAAATTCGCTCCCGGCACCGCGGCGCCGAAACCCGCCGCGGGCGAGCGGGTCAAGCCGCTGGTTTCCTGGGACACCGAATTCTTCTGGGACGGAACCAAAGCCGGTGAGCTGCGCATCCAGCGGCTGCCGGACGGATCGCTGCGGCATCCGCCGATTCCCGCCATCTGGCAGGACAAGTCGAAACCGACCGACTACGTCGTCGCCTCCGGGCGCGGCACCGTGTTCAGTTACGTCGTGCATCACGCGCCGAAGGTGCCGGGGCGGCAGCTGCCGTTCGTGGTGGCGCTGGTCGAATTGGAGGAAGGCGTGCGCATGCTCGGTGAACTGCGCGGCATCGACCCCACCGAGGTGCGGGTCGGCCTGCCGGTGGAAGTGGGCTTCGAGAAGCTCGACGACGAGACGGTTCTGCCGGTCTGGCAGGTGGTCGCATGA
- a CDS encoding acyl-CoA dehydrogenase family protein, translating to MFIDLTIEQRRLRDELRSYFADLVTPAEEAEMAVNRHGDAYRAVVRRMGRDGWLGVGWPKEYGGQGFGPVEQQIFFNEAVRADVPLPLVTLLTVGPTLQQFGTDEQKQRFLPGILSGDIHFAIGYSEPEAGTDLAALRTSAVRDESGDWIVNGQKIFTTGAHEADFIWLACRTGSTESRHRGITILIVDTTDPGYSWTPIITCDGAHHTNATYFDNVRVPASMLVGEENRGWKLITTQLNHERVSLGPSGKIEQLYDRVRDWAQPRGVLAELDVRRALGRIHAMVRLNELLNWQVAGTVDGDQAQVIADASATKVYSTESLQEAGRLAEEIVGRYGDPADPATGELLTWLDRRTKQNLVVTFGGGVNEVMRELVASSGLRLPRVPR from the coding sequence ATGTTCATCGACCTGACCATCGAGCAACGCCGGCTGCGCGACGAACTGCGCTCCTACTTCGCCGATCTCGTGACTCCCGCGGAGGAGGCCGAGATGGCGGTGAACCGGCACGGCGACGCCTACCGCGCCGTGGTGCGCCGGATGGGCCGCGACGGCTGGCTCGGCGTCGGCTGGCCCAAGGAATACGGCGGCCAGGGCTTCGGGCCGGTCGAGCAGCAGATCTTCTTCAACGAGGCGGTCCGGGCCGACGTCCCGCTGCCGCTGGTGACGCTGCTGACCGTCGGGCCCACCTTGCAGCAATTCGGCACGGACGAGCAGAAGCAGCGGTTCCTGCCCGGAATCCTGTCGGGGGACATTCATTTCGCGATCGGCTACTCCGAGCCGGAGGCGGGCACCGACCTGGCCGCGCTGCGCACCTCGGCGGTGCGTGACGAGTCCGGGGACTGGATCGTCAACGGGCAGAAGATCTTCACCACGGGCGCGCACGAGGCCGACTTCATCTGGCTGGCCTGCCGCACCGGCTCCACCGAGTCGCGCCACCGCGGCATCACGATCCTGATCGTGGACACCACCGATCCCGGCTACTCCTGGACGCCGATCATCACCTGCGACGGCGCCCACCACACCAACGCGACGTATTTCGACAACGTGCGCGTCCCGGCGAGCATGCTGGTCGGCGAGGAGAACCGGGGCTGGAAGCTGATCACGACGCAGCTCAACCACGAGCGGGTGAGCCTGGGTCCGTCCGGCAAGATCGAACAGCTCTACGACCGGGTGCGCGACTGGGCGCAACCGCGCGGCGTGCTCGCCGAATTGGACGTGCGGCGCGCGCTGGGCCGCATCCACGCCATGGTCCGGTTGAACGAGCTGCTGAACTGGCAGGTCGCCGGGACCGTGGACGGCGACCAGGCCCAGGTGATCGCCGACGCGTCCGCCACCAAGGTCTACTCCACCGAATCGCTCCAGGAGGCGGGCAGGCTCGCCGAGGAGATCGTCGGCCGCTACGGCGACCCGGCCGACCCGGCCACCGGCGAGCTGCTGACCTGGCTGGACCGCAGGACCAAGCAAAACCTCGTTGTCACCTTCGGTGGCGGCGTCAACGAAGTGATGCGTGAGCTGGTCGCCTCGTCCGGGCTGCGGCTGCCGCGAGTACCCCGATAA